Proteins encoded by one window of Bacillus sp. DTU_2020_1000418_1_SI_GHA_SEK_038:
- a CDS encoding universal stress protein, with protein sequence MGMKYKNILVAVDGSTEAEWAFKKAIEVAKRNDSQITLAHIIDTRTFSTVEAYDRTISERANMFAKELMEKYKSEAMESGVAKVEYVIDYGSPKVIIPKDMAKKQNVDLIICGATGMNAMERFLIGSVSENIVRYAKCDVLVVRTSKEEE encoded by the coding sequence ATGGGGATGAAATATAAAAATATATTAGTAGCTGTAGACGGTTCAACAGAGGCTGAATGGGCATTTAAAAAAGCAATTGAAGTAGCCAAAAGAAATGATTCACAAATCACTTTAGCCCACATCATCGATACACGGACTTTCTCCACGGTCGAGGCGTATGACCGGACAATTTCCGAAAGAGCAAATATGTTCGCAAAAGAGTTAATGGAAAAGTATAAGAGTGAAGCAATGGAATCAGGAGTTGCAAAGGTAGAGTATGTAATTGATTACGGTTCTCCAAAAGTTATCATTCCAAAGGATATGGCTAAGAAACAAAATGTCGATCTCATTATTTGCGGGGCTACGGGAATGAACGCCATGGAAAGATTCCTAATCGGCAGCGTATCTGAGAACATTGTTCGTTATGCGAAATGTGACGTGCTCGTAGTTCGTACGAGTAAAGAAGAAGAATAA
- a CDS encoding YciI family protein: MNYFIAIMKTINPAKDEAIRKEHIDYLNDLIEKGKIIAKGPFTDHSGGLVIFRAESIEEAQQLANRDPAAIEKTREFILKEWKSNIHV; this comes from the coding sequence GTGAATTATTTCATCGCCATAATGAAAACCATTAACCCTGCTAAGGACGAGGCCATCCGGAAAGAACATATTGATTATCTGAATGATTTAATTGAAAAAGGAAAAATTATTGCGAAGGGTCCCTTTACTGACCATTCAGGAGGTTTAGTTATTTTTCGTGCGGAATCTATCGAGGAGGCTCAGCAGCTTGCGAACCGTGATCCAGCTGCTATTGAAAAGACTCGAGAATTTATTTTGAAAGAGTGGAAAAGTAACATACATGTATAA
- the argH gene encoding argininosuccinate lyase, with product MKKLWGGRFTKSAEEWVDEFGASISFDQELVMEDIEGSIAHVTMLAKCGIISEAEANKIKDGLEQLKEKAANDELSYSVKLEDIHLNLESYLTELVGPVGGKLHTARSRNDQVATDMHLFLRKQVQIIIELIEEMQEALLEQAEANVETVMPGYTHLQRAQPISFAHHLMAYFWMLERDKERFTESIKRINVSPLGAGALAGTTFPIDRHLSAELLGFEGIYENSLDAVSDRDFILEFLSGSSILMMHLSRLSEEFILWSSQEFKFIELDDSFATGSSIMPQKKNPDMAELIRGKTGRVYGNLMGLLTVLKGLPLAYNKDMQEDKEGMIDTVKTVTGSLKIFAGMIRTMTVNANQMEKATKTDFSNATELADYLSSKGIPFREAHEIVGKLVLTCVNKGCFLADLSLEEFVAAHPLFENDIYEVLDPVTAVKRRNSAGGTGFKQIMIAIEKAKEIIEN from the coding sequence GTGAAAAAACTATGGGGCGGTCGTTTTACAAAATCAGCAGAGGAATGGGTAGACGAATTTGGTGCATCAATTTCCTTTGACCAAGAACTAGTTATGGAAGATATTGAAGGCAGTATCGCCCATGTCACCATGCTTGCCAAATGCGGAATCATTTCAGAGGCAGAAGCAAACAAGATTAAAGACGGCCTTGAACAGTTAAAAGAAAAAGCAGCAAATGATGAACTTTCTTATTCTGTTAAGCTGGAGGATATCCACTTGAATCTAGAAAGCTATTTAACGGAATTAGTTGGCCCAGTTGGCGGAAAGCTTCATACGGCAAGGAGCCGTAACGATCAGGTTGCAACTGATATGCATCTATTTTTACGCAAACAGGTTCAAATTATTATTGAGCTGATTGAGGAAATGCAGGAAGCATTATTAGAGCAAGCAGAAGCAAATGTTGAAACAGTGATGCCAGGCTATACTCATCTTCAAAGAGCTCAGCCAATCTCATTTGCCCATCATTTAATGGCTTATTTCTGGATGCTTGAGCGTGATAAAGAGCGTTTCACTGAAAGTATCAAGAGAATTAATGTGTCCCCGCTTGGAGCTGGAGCGCTTGCAGGAACAACATTCCCAATCGACCGGCATCTAAGTGCAGAATTGCTGGGATTTGAAGGGATTTACGAAAATAGTCTTGATGCTGTAAGTGACCGTGATTTCATATTAGAGTTTTTATCTGGCAGTTCGATTTTAATGATGCACTTATCTAGATTAAGTGAAGAATTCATTCTTTGGTCCAGCCAAGAATTCAAATTTATCGAGCTTGATGACAGCTTTGCAACAGGAAGCAGTATCATGCCGCAAAAGAAAAATCCTGACATGGCTGAGTTGATTCGCGGAAAAACAGGCCGGGTTTACGGGAATTTAATGGGGTTATTAACAGTGTTAAAAGGACTTCCGCTTGCTTACAATAAGGATATGCAAGAGGATAAAGAAGGCATGATCGATACTGTTAAGACAGTAACAGGCTCCCTTAAGATTTTTGCTGGTATGATCCGTACGATGACAGTTAATGCGAATCAAATGGAGAAGGCAACGAAAACTGATTTTTCAAATGCAACGGAGCTTGCTGATTATTTATCAAGCAAGGGGATTCCTTTCAGAGAAGCCCATGAAATTGTAGGGAAGCTTGTGCTAACCTGCGTAAATAAAGGTTGTTTTCTAGCTGATTTATCATTAGAAGAATTTGTTGCAGCCCATCCATTATTTGAAAATGATATTTATGAGGTACTTGACCCCGTAACAGCTGTGAAGAGACGGAATAGTGCTGGTGGAACAGGCTTTAAGCAAATTATGATTGCAATTGAAAAAGCCAAGGAAATAATAGAGAATTAG
- a CDS encoding argininosuccinate synthase, with product MTNPKVVLAYSGGLDTSVAIKWLEEQGYSVVACCLDVGEGKDLNFIQQKALTVGAVESYVIDAKEEFANEYALMALQAHALYEGVYPLISALSRPLIAKKLVEVAEKEGAVAVAHGCTGKGNDQVRFEVAIHALNPDLEVLAPVREWKWSREEEIEYAKQKNIPIPINLDSPFSIDQNLWGRSNECGILEDPWAAPPEEAYELTSSLENAPDTPDVVEIGFEKGVPVSLNGKEYKLAELILELNALAGKHGVGRIDHVENRLVGIKSREVYECPGAMTLIKAHKELEDLTLVKEVAHFKPNIEKKIAELIYEGLWFSPLRKALAAFLEETQTFVTGTVRVKLFKGHAIVEGRKSPYSLYDEKLATYTSDDEFDHNAAVGFIKLWGLPTKVQTIVQQNKKVTV from the coding sequence ATGACAAATCCAAAAGTTGTTCTTGCCTATTCAGGCGGTTTAGATACTTCAGTAGCAATTAAATGGTTGGAAGAGCAAGGTTATTCAGTAGTTGCTTGCTGTTTAGATGTAGGTGAAGGCAAGGATTTAAACTTCATCCAGCAGAAAGCATTAACAGTTGGTGCTGTTGAATCCTATGTGATTGATGCAAAAGAAGAGTTTGCTAATGAATATGCATTAATGGCCCTACAAGCACATGCATTATATGAAGGTGTTTATCCGCTAATATCTGCACTTTCTCGTCCACTTATTGCGAAAAAGCTTGTAGAAGTAGCTGAGAAGGAAGGGGCAGTAGCTGTAGCTCATGGTTGTACAGGTAAAGGAAATGACCAAGTTCGCTTTGAGGTGGCTATTCATGCATTAAATCCAGATCTTGAAGTATTAGCACCTGTACGTGAATGGAAATGGTCTCGTGAGGAAGAGATCGAGTATGCCAAACAAAAGAATATTCCAATTCCTATTAATCTAGATTCTCCTTTTTCAATTGACCAAAATCTTTGGGGAAGAAGCAATGAGTGTGGGATTCTCGAAGACCCTTGGGCTGCACCGCCTGAAGAAGCGTATGAGCTCACTTCAAGCCTTGAAAATGCACCTGACACACCAGATGTAGTTGAAATCGGCTTTGAAAAGGGTGTTCCTGTCAGCTTGAATGGAAAAGAATATAAATTAGCAGAGCTAATTTTAGAATTAAATGCATTAGCTGGAAAACACGGTGTTGGACGTATCGACCATGTGGAAAACCGTCTAGTTGGAATTAAATCTCGTGAGGTGTATGAGTGCCCAGGAGCAATGACATTAATTAAAGCACATAAAGAGCTTGAAGATTTAACACTTGTGAAAGAAGTAGCTCATTTTAAACCAAATATTGAAAAGAAAATTGCAGAGCTTATCTATGAAGGTTTATGGTTCTCTCCATTAAGAAAAGCATTAGCTGCTTTCTTAGAAGAAACTCAAACTTTTGTAACTGGTACAGTTCGTGTGAAGTTATTTAAAGGTCATGCTATTGTTGAAGGAAGAAAATCTCCATATTCTTTATACGATGAAAAGCTTGCTACTTATACATCTGATGATGAATTTGATCACAATGCAGCAGTTGGTTTTATTAAGCTATGGGGCTTACCGACAAAGGTTCAAACCATTGTCCAGCAAAACAAGAAGGTGACAGTGTGA
- a CDS encoding S41 family peptidase, translated as MKKKTKTNIVAGVASFFSILVILFLVDILKGENKLNALKQDIIYDYYDEENLQKVLKDRLGDAYEDDLQTDFDNFTISLVLEELAKFEINKNKEFNSFLDKEWLQGYNEENKNLAEEIAGKPIDKSTYYLKLTTFQEGGTYKELTSLIQEFSKYDNLIIDLRDNTGGSFKELEKVLTMFMKKDTLLFQLKTRDDTEKYYSNNKSPVTFQNIVVLTNNRTASSSELLIVSLKENLEHVTQIGTHTYGKNIGLSIRTFNDESGMVFISSVMEGPNSKKLDENGLAPDIEVMDKAKQLETAIDFLASQKQ; from the coding sequence ATGAAAAAAAAGACAAAGACAAATATTGTAGCAGGGGTGGCAAGTTTCTTTTCTATCCTTGTCATTCTTTTTTTAGTAGATATATTAAAAGGGGAGAATAAGCTTAATGCTCTTAAGCAGGACATTATTTATGACTACTATGATGAGGAAAATTTACAAAAAGTATTAAAGGATCGGCTTGGGGATGCCTATGAAGATGATTTACAGACAGATTTTGATAATTTTACAATATCACTTGTCCTTGAGGAGTTAGCAAAATTTGAAATCAATAAAAATAAAGAGTTTAACTCCTTTTTAGATAAGGAATGGCTTCAGGGCTATAATGAAGAAAATAAAAATCTGGCTGAAGAAATAGCTGGAAAACCGATAGACAAATCGACATACTATTTGAAACTAACTACCTTCCAAGAAGGCGGCACATATAAGGAGTTAACCTCCTTGATACAGGAATTTAGTAAATATGATAATTTAATTATTGATTTAAGGGATAATACCGGAGGAAGTTTTAAAGAGCTTGAGAAGGTGCTTACTATGTTTATGAAAAAAGACACACTTTTATTTCAGCTTAAAACTAGAGACGACACTGAAAAATATTATTCCAATAATAAAAGTCCCGTTACCTTTCAAAACATTGTTGTTCTAACAAACAATCGAACGGCAAGTTCATCGGAATTATTAATCGTCTCTTTAAAAGAAAACTTAGAACATGTAACCCAAATTGGAACACATACATATGGAAAAAACATTGGGCTTTCTATAAGAACCTTTAACGATGAATCAGGAATGGTCTTTATTAGTTCGGTCATGGAAGGACCGAATTCGAAGAAATTAGATGAAAATGGGCTAGCCCCTGATATAGAGGTTATGGATAAAGCCAAGCAACTAGAAACAGCAATAGATTTTCTTGCAAGTCAAAAGCAATAA
- a CDS encoding molybdenum cofactor biosynthesis protein B, with translation MSTIEHKMEAPKQVTCKVITVSDTRNKETDKSGKLMIELLQEEGHIVKDYVIVIDDGDELRKEVLKGCDDPDIDVVLTNGGTGIAFRDITIETVKELFDKEINGFGELFRMLSYQEDIGSAAILSRAVAGVVRNKAVFSTPGSSGAVRLAMNKLILPELGHVVRELKKDL, from the coding sequence TTGAGTACAATTGAACATAAGATGGAAGCTCCGAAGCAGGTCACCTGTAAAGTGATTACCGTTAGTGATACACGCAATAAGGAAACTGATAAAAGCGGGAAGCTAATGATTGAACTTTTACAAGAGGAAGGCCATATTGTAAAGGACTATGTAATCGTAATAGATGATGGAGATGAGCTTCGAAAGGAAGTCCTAAAAGGGTGTGATGATCCAGACATTGATGTCGTCCTTACGAATGGAGGAACTGGCATCGCCTTCCGTGATATAACGATTGAAACCGTCAAGGAATTGTTCGATAAAGAAATTAATGGGTTTGGGGAGTTATTTAGAATGCTTAGCTACCAAGAGGATATTGGATCAGCAGCCATTCTTTCTCGGGCCGTTGCAGGAGTTGTTAGAAATAAGGCTGTATTTTCAACACCAGGCTCTTCTGGTGCTGTACGCTTAGCCATGAATAAACTGATTTTACCTGAGCTTGGCCATGTGGTTAGGGAATTGAAAAAGGATTTGTAA
- a CDS encoding EcsC family protein, translating to MSLTEREQKVWSEIQEWEHKLYNYESNDFELTYEKYMEKSFALLPENIQQQVFTSMDNWMFHLHALIQGSQLQIDAKERILQAGRVFNLQIESVGDLQLLTIDQLQYIAQQQIARHRLYSFAQGGLAGTGSSLMLGADIPAMAVINLRVVQLIAMTYGIEVNTPYEMMSSLKVFHAATLPSRMQMRAWEELISELHNEQDFYFYEGVEEIANVSWLEQPVKQLLKGLAIYMFRNKSIKGLPLISIAIGAGTNYQLTRKVTEFAHKYYQYRYLYKKGGKST from the coding sequence ATGTCATTGACCGAACGGGAACAAAAGGTCTGGTCCGAAATTCAAGAGTGGGAACACAAACTTTACAACTATGAATCAAATGACTTTGAATTAACTTATGAAAAATATATGGAGAAATCCTTTGCTTTACTTCCAGAGAATATTCAGCAGCAGGTATTTACTTCAATGGATAATTGGATGTTTCATCTTCACGCCTTAATTCAAGGATCTCAGTTGCAAATAGATGCAAAAGAAAGGATCCTGCAGGCAGGCAGAGTATTTAATTTACAAATCGAGAGCGTGGGAGACTTACAATTATTAACGATTGATCAGCTTCAATACATAGCCCAGCAGCAAATTGCCCGCCACCGGCTATATTCCTTTGCCCAAGGTGGCTTAGCTGGGACAGGAAGTTCACTTATGCTTGGTGCAGATATTCCCGCGATGGCTGTCATTAATTTGAGAGTTGTTCAGCTCATTGCGATGACATATGGTATAGAAGTAAATACCCCTTATGAAATGATGAGTTCTCTTAAAGTATTTCATGCTGCCACACTTCCATCACGCATGCAAATGAGGGCTTGGGAAGAGTTAATCAGTGAATTGCACAATGAACAGGATTTTTATTTTTATGAGGGTGTAGAGGAAATTGCAAATGTCTCTTGGTTGGAGCAGCCTGTAAAACAGTTATTAAAAGGCTTGGCGATATACATGTTTCGAAATAAGTCTATCAAAGGACTTCCGTTAATTAGTATAGCTATTGGTGCCGGTACAAATTATCAGCTAACACGAAAAGTAACCGAGTTTGCTCACAAATATTATCAATATCGATACTTGTATAAGAAAGGGGGAAAATCCACTTGA
- a CDS encoding acetate kinase, with translation MAKIIAINAGSSSLKFQLFDMPSEEVITKGLIERIGQSAGVFNIFANGKKIKETAIIPNHDAAVALLLNKLTSLKIIHSLNEIEGIGHRVAHGGEEFSDSAIITDEVQAKIEEYSELAPLHNPANIAGINAFKQVLPKVPAVAVFDTAFHQTMPESSFLYSLPYEYYKKYGIRKYGFHGTSHKYVSQRAAGMLGRSLSQLRLISCHLGNGASIAAIKGGKSIDTSMGFTPLAGVTMGTRSGNIDPALIPFIMEKTNKTADDVLDILNKKSGMLALSGFSSDIRDIEMEAAEGNERAKLALEVFANKIHKYIGSYAARMSGVDAIIFTAGIGENSDVIRERILQGLEFMGVYWDPALNKVRGEEAFINYPHSPVKVLVIPTNEEVMIARDVVRLAHI, from the coding sequence ATGGCGAAAATTATAGCGATAAATGCCGGAAGTTCTTCATTGAAATTCCAGCTGTTTGACATGCCGAGTGAAGAGGTTATCACGAAAGGTTTAATAGAGCGAATTGGGCAGAGTGCAGGGGTATTTAATATATTTGCAAATGGCAAAAAAATAAAGGAAACAGCGATTATTCCTAATCATGATGCGGCTGTTGCTCTTTTGCTAAATAAATTAACATCGTTAAAAATTATTCATTCATTAAATGAAATTGAGGGCATTGGCCATAGAGTTGCACATGGAGGAGAAGAATTTTCAGATTCAGCGATTATTACAGATGAGGTTCAGGCGAAAATTGAAGAATATTCAGAACTAGCTCCCCTCCATAATCCAGCTAATATTGCAGGAATTAATGCTTTCAAGCAAGTTCTGCCAAAGGTGCCGGCAGTGGCTGTGTTTGATACTGCTTTTCATCAAACTATGCCTGAGAGCTCCTTCTTGTACAGCCTGCCCTATGAATATTATAAAAAATATGGAATTAGAAAATATGGCTTCCATGGCACCTCTCATAAGTATGTATCCCAGCGTGCTGCCGGCATGCTTGGACGTTCTTTAAGTCAGCTGCGTTTGATTTCATGCCATCTAGGGAACGGAGCAAGTATTGCAGCAATTAAAGGCGGAAAGTCGATTGATACTTCAATGGGATTTACTCCTTTAGCTGGTGTGACAATGGGAACCCGTTCTGGAAATATTGATCCTGCGTTAATCCCATTCATCATGGAAAAAACTAATAAAACAGCTGATGATGTGCTGGATATTCTAAACAAAAAGAGCGGAATGCTGGCATTATCCGGATTTTCAAGTGATATTCGTGATATTGAAATGGAAGCGGCAGAAGGAAACGAAAGAGCCAAATTAGCACTAGAAGTATTTGCAAATAAAATTCATAAATACATTGGTTCTTATGCGGCACGTATGTCTGGCGTTGATGCGATTATCTTTACAGCCGGCATTGGAGAAAATAGTGACGTCATTCGTGAACGTATTCTTCAAGGTTTAGAGTTTATGGGAGTTTATTGGGATCCTGCACTTAATAAAGTGCGCGGAGAGGAAGCTTTTATCAACTACCCACATTCTCCAGTTAAAGTGCTAGTCATTCCCACGAACGAGGAAGTGATGATAGCGAGGGATGTTGTAAGACTTGCTCATATATAA
- a CDS encoding class I SAM-dependent methyltransferase translates to MNKTTPVEELFTVFNETAIMIKEELSCTYLEALAETGENMFHESIIQEELSELTAKRLKKGYESIQMDHFTKEEIRKSFQLAILKGMNEMIQPNHQMTPDAVGLLIGYLVNKFVQNNEYRLLDPAVGTGNLLTTVINQQPNKSIHATGIDIDDILIRLSYVNANLQQHPLRLFNQDSLEPLFIDEADAIVSDLPVGYYPNDLRAADYEIKADQGHTYAHHLFIEQSIRHVKEGGYLFLIVPNGLFESEQAPKLHGFIKKHANIQGLLQLPLSLFKNEKAAKSIFILQKKGDGVKPPKQVLLANLPSLSKTNEVEKILLKIDGWYKENK, encoded by the coding sequence ATGAATAAAACGACTCCGGTTGAGGAATTGTTTACAGTTTTTAATGAAACAGCAATAATGATAAAAGAAGAGCTGTCTTGTACATATTTAGAAGCATTAGCTGAAACAGGGGAAAATATGTTTCATGAAAGTATCATACAGGAAGAGTTAAGTGAATTAACGGCAAAAAGGTTAAAAAAAGGCTATGAATCAATTCAAATGGACCATTTTACTAAGGAAGAAATTCGGAAGTCCTTTCAGCTCGCGATACTTAAAGGGATGAACGAGATGATACAGCCCAATCACCAGATGACACCAGATGCTGTTGGACTGCTAATTGGCTATCTTGTAAATAAGTTTGTGCAGAACAATGAATACCGATTACTTGATCCTGCAGTTGGAACTGGCAACCTTTTAACGACTGTAATCAATCAGCAGCCAAATAAATCAATTCATGCTACTGGGATTGATATCGATGATATTTTAATAAGGCTTAGTTATGTAAACGCCAATTTACAGCAGCATCCACTTCGACTTTTCAATCAAGATAGTTTGGAGCCATTATTTATAGATGAGGCTGATGCTATCGTAAGTGATCTGCCTGTTGGGTATTATCCGAACGACCTGAGAGCAGCAGACTATGAAATAAAAGCCGATCAAGGCCATACATATGCTCATCACTTATTTATTGAACAGAGTATTCGTCATGTTAAAGAAGGCGGATATTTATTTTTAATCGTTCCAAATGGTCTATTTGAAAGTGAGCAGGCGCCTAAGCTTCACGGATTTATTAAGAAGCATGCAAACATCCAAGGGCTATTGCAGCTGCCTCTTTCTCTCTTTAAAAATGAAAAAGCAGCCAAAAGCATTTTTATTCTTCAGAAAAAAGGCGATGGCGTAAAGCCGCCAAAGCAAGTGCTGCTTGCCAATCTTCCGAGCTTGTCCAAAACAAATGAGGTTGAGAAAATACTGTTAAAAATTGATGGATGGTATAAAGAAAATAAATAG
- the tpx gene encoding thiol peroxidase: MANITFKGNAVTLLGNEVKVGDKAPEFKVLANDLSAVTLADSKGQVRLISVVPSIDTGVCDAQTRRFNEEASKLDNVKILTVSVDLPFAQKRWCAAAGIENVQTLSDHRDLSFGEAYGVAIQELRLLARAVFVVDSNDTVTYAEYVSEATDHPNYEAAVEAAKAAR; encoded by the coding sequence ATGGCAAATATTACTTTTAAAGGAAACGCAGTAACACTTTTAGGAAATGAAGTGAAAGTAGGAGATAAAGCTCCTGAATTTAAGGTTCTTGCCAATGATTTATCAGCTGTGACTTTGGCAGACTCTAAAGGCCAAGTTCGTTTAATCAGTGTCGTTCCTTCCATTGATACAGGAGTATGTGACGCACAAACTCGCCGTTTTAATGAAGAAGCTTCGAAATTAGATAATGTAAAGATTTTAACTGTTAGCGTAGACCTTCCTTTCGCACAAAAACGCTGGTGTGCAGCAGCAGGAATTGAAAATGTTCAAACTCTTTCTGATCATCGCGACCTTTCCTTCGGTGAAGCATACGGGGTTGCAATTCAGGAACTGCGTCTATTAGCTCGCGCAGTATTTGTAGTAGACTCAAATGACACAGTTACCTACGCAGAATATGTGAGCGAAGCAACTGACCATCCAAACTATGAAGCTGCGGTAGAAGCTGCAAAGGCAGCGAGGTAG
- the ytfJ gene encoding GerW family sporulation protein has product MSEHPIQGLMTTAMENLKEMIDVNTIIGDPVETPDGSVILTVSKVGFGFAAGGSEFKLEGQSNGGGQGQSGGHPFGGGSGGGVSITPIAFLIVNSNGVKMVHLDESTHLYERILDLAPQAVDKIQQMFNNKNNQGSNNQTQTNEYDGPKQDLNI; this is encoded by the coding sequence ATGTCTGAGCATCCAATTCAAGGACTAATGACAACTGCCATGGAAAATCTGAAAGAAATGATTGATGTTAATACAATAATCGGTGACCCTGTTGAAACACCAGATGGCAGTGTGATTTTAACTGTTTCAAAGGTTGGATTCGGTTTCGCAGCTGGCGGGAGCGAATTTAAGCTAGAAGGACAATCAAATGGCGGCGGGCAGGGACAATCTGGCGGTCATCCATTCGGGGGAGGAAGCGGCGGGGGAGTCTCCATTACACCAATTGCCTTTCTTATCGTAAATTCAAACGGAGTGAAGATGGTTCACCTTGATGAAAGTACTCATTTATACGAGCGAATACTCGATCTTGCTCCTCAGGCAGTAGACAAAATTCAGCAAATGTTTAATAACAAGAATAACCAGGGAAGCAACAATCAAACCCAAACAAATGAATATGACGGGCCAAAGCAGGATTTAAATATTTAG
- a CDS encoding DUF2953 domain-containing protein, with protein MKWILIAFGILVIIFIIILITKLKVYFHYDHHNDDDHLKVEFRAWFGLIRYKVELPLIKIDDNSPTIVVKQKKGTKDQSVKKDTKQFDADDLLNSFHDMKELLRKVVSLHKIIKKFLRKVTIQKVEWHTAIGVGDAAYTGMLTGAFWAIKGSIVGIISHYMKLKASPILSITPQFQFALSKTTISCIIYFRIGHAMLAGIKLLKYWKGGRPNFKSKPLSALSNNKTKSI; from the coding sequence TTGAAATGGATTCTTATTGCATTTGGGATACTAGTCATTATTTTTATTATCATTCTTATTACGAAATTAAAGGTTTATTTTCATTATGACCATCATAATGATGATGATCATTTAAAAGTTGAATTCAGGGCCTGGTTCGGTCTGATTAGATATAAAGTAGAACTTCCGCTAATTAAAATTGATGATAATTCACCAACTATTGTGGTTAAACAAAAGAAGGGTACGAAAGATCAATCGGTTAAGAAAGATACGAAACAATTTGATGCTGATGATCTGCTAAATAGTTTCCATGATATGAAAGAGCTACTTAGAAAAGTAGTATCCCTTCATAAAATTATTAAGAAGTTTCTGAGAAAGGTTACGATCCAAAAGGTGGAATGGCACACAGCTATAGGGGTTGGAGATGCTGCTTACACAGGAATGCTTACAGGTGCATTTTGGGCCATTAAAGGGAGTATTGTAGGCATAATCAGTCACTATATGAAGCTTAAGGCTAGTCCTATCTTAAGCATTACTCCTCAATTTCAATTTGCATTATCCAAGACAACCATTTCATGTATTATTTATTTTCGAATCGGACATGCTATGTTAGCAGGAATAAAATTGCTTAAATATTGGAAAGGCGGAAGACCTAATTTTAAATCAAAGCCCTTATCTGCCTTATCTAATAATAAAACCAAATCAATATAG
- a CDS encoding RDD family protein — protein sequence MRFWAYLLDLIVIGSIDRILINPIFRLLDIPLTEFNTFAPISIATAITFYAYFVLMTRFFNQTLGKMAFGLKVVDLKGKKLTWGTILFREWIGRFISATIMIGYIIVAFLPKKQGLHDLFTDTTVIHEK from the coding sequence ATGAGATTCTGGGCTTATTTGCTGGACTTAATTGTCATTGGCAGTATTGATCGCATCCTGATCAATCCTATCTTTCGATTATTAGATATTCCGCTTACAGAATTTAATACCTTTGCGCCGATTTCGATTGCAACTGCAATTACGTTTTATGCTTATTTTGTTCTAATGACGCGATTCTTTAATCAAACGTTAGGAAAAATGGCATTTGGCTTAAAGGTAGTTGATTTAAAGGGAAAAAAACTAACATGGGGTACAATTCTCTTTAGAGAATGGATTGGAAGATTCATTTCAGCTACGATTATGATTGGGTACATAATTGTTGCTTTTTTACCAAAAAAACAAGGACTGCATGATCTTTTTACAGACACGACTGTTATTCATGAAAAATAA